One window of the Chryseobacterium camelliae genome contains the following:
- a CDS encoding DUF4440 domain-containing protein encodes MKNIMNIANEFNSNYEKLWNESDFSGLSNLYSVHSILVGYDVVQNRENIIKNLKQIIDQGWTKIKIQTQLVSSIDPDIILVANIYEAFNSKNPEQDSIKTKSSHVLKRTGDAWQTVMHSAF; translated from the coding sequence ATGAAAAATATAATGAACATTGCAAACGAATTCAATTCAAATTATGAAAAATTATGGAATGAATCTGACTTTAGTGGATTGTCCAACCTATATTCAGTGCATTCCATACTGGTTGGATACGATGTTGTTCAGAATCGGGAGAATATTATAAAAAATTTGAAACAGATTATTGATCAGGGCTGGACAAAAATTAAAATCCAGACCCAATTGGTATCCTCTATAGATCCGGATATAATTTTGGTTGCTAATATCTATGAAGCCTTCAATTCTAAAAACCCTGAACAGGATAGTATAAAAACAAAATCCAGCCATGTTTTAAAAAGAACTGGAGATGCCTGGCAGACGGTTATGCACTCTGCCTTTTAG
- a CDS encoding STING domain-containing protein → MKTRIFIGSSKEGLEVANYTKKKFFEAGFEPYVWTDNIFENNKNTLETLLNEASLFDFGIMIATKDDFTASRDDIFETVRDNVVFELGLFLGRLGTNRAFVLQEKDAKLPSDLLGITIPRFEITGPLDSNYDLNKEINNIIKLIKSKITLGELGLLPSTVLAIGYFENFVSMVCDALHGSDKIEINGKVYKDFQFNIVVPKDLDADIKKRAKIYFKKMKFEETKIETNGRSYPIYIQFDEENSGDTLVLFDMPTTIGGIDKAIEMYMRKGHIGKSEQQQLLEDRELRNFKTTLVNLVNNNAFTKDTVRVIEE, encoded by the coding sequence ATGAAAACAAGAATATTTATAGGATCATCTAAAGAGGGATTAGAAGTAGCAAATTATACAAAGAAAAAGTTTTTTGAAGCAGGATTTGAACCATATGTCTGGACAGATAATATTTTCGAAAATAACAAGAATACTTTAGAAACACTATTAAATGAAGCCAGTTTATTTGACTTCGGGATAATGATAGCTACAAAAGATGATTTCACAGCTTCGAGAGACGATATATTTGAAACAGTTAGAGATAACGTTGTTTTCGAATTAGGTTTGTTTTTAGGTAGGCTTGGTACAAACAGAGCTTTTGTATTACAGGAAAAGGATGCGAAACTCCCTTCTGATCTTTTGGGAATAACAATTCCAAGATTTGAAATTACAGGACCTCTTGATTCTAATTACGATTTAAATAAGGAAATTAACAATATTATTAAATTAATAAAAAGTAAAATTACCTTAGGTGAATTAGGATTATTGCCATCTACTGTTTTAGCTATTGGATATTTTGAAAATTTTGTTTCTATGGTTTGTGATGCATTGCACGGATCTGATAAAATAGAAATTAATGGTAAGGTTTATAAAGATTTTCAATTTAATATCGTTGTTCCAAAGGATCTTGATGCCGATATAAAAAAGAGAGCCAAAATATACTTTAAAAAGATGAAATTTGAAGAAACAAAGATTGAAACTAATGGTAGATCATATCCAATTTATATTCAATTCGATGAAGAAAATAGTGGGGATACTTTAGTTTTATTCGATATGCCAACAACAATTGGAGGAATTGATAAAGCAATTGAAATGTATATGAGAAAAGGTCATATCGGTAAAAGTGAACAACAACAGTTGCTTGAAGATAGAGAATTGCGAAACTTTAAAACTACGTTAGTTAATTTGGTAAATAATAACGCTTTTACTAAAGATACTGTGCGCGTAATTGAAGAATAA
- the mnmE gene encoding tRNA uridine-5-carboxymethylaminomethyl(34) synthesis GTPase MnmE, producing the protein MNNDTICALATANGIGALGIIRVSGQEALPVVQKSFPGKNLEKQKSHTLHYGYFMDGEESIDEVMLSIFLAPKSFTTENSVEIAFHGSPHIGKRILETLIKNGARMAKAGEFTLRAFINGRIDLSQAEAIADVIASENEASRKVAISQLKGGITNEISVLRTDLLNFVSLIELELDFAEEDVEFADRSALNLLLDKIESKLHSLIDSFQYGNAIKNGTAVAIIGKPNAGKSTLLNALLKEERAIVSNIAGTTRDTIEEVLHIKGHAFRLIDTAGLRETVDEIEAIGVKKAREKVANANVLIYLADAGTEDFSEDIEMIRSLVREDLKLIICATKIDEVFPAQYEKAESIFREAIPQEFDFIKISAVENQNIQDLKNELSSYVEQLKSQESNIVITNQRHYEALRKSMEAVHKVKEAITFRISTELLAYELRNALEHLGEISGEVTNDEVLGNIFSKFCIGK; encoded by the coding sequence ATGAATAACGATACCATTTGTGCACTGGCCACCGCCAATGGAATAGGAGCCCTCGGGATTATCCGTGTTTCCGGACAGGAAGCGCTTCCGGTAGTCCAGAAAAGTTTCCCCGGAAAGAACCTTGAAAAGCAGAAATCCCATACGCTGCATTATGGTTATTTCATGGATGGAGAGGAATCTATTGATGAGGTGATGCTGTCCATTTTTCTGGCACCGAAAAGCTTTACCACGGAAAACTCTGTGGAAATCGCATTCCACGGTTCGCCGCACATTGGAAAACGTATTCTTGAAACCCTGATTAAAAACGGAGCCCGCATGGCGAAAGCCGGGGAATTTACCCTGCGCGCTTTTATCAACGGCCGTATCGACCTTTCGCAGGCGGAAGCTATCGCCGATGTCATTGCTTCTGAAAACGAAGCATCCCGGAAAGTGGCCATCAGCCAGCTGAAAGGGGGCATCACCAATGAAATATCAGTTTTGAGGACCGACCTGCTGAATTTTGTTTCCCTGATCGAACTCGAGCTCGATTTTGCGGAAGAAGATGTGGAGTTTGCCGACCGCTCTGCCCTGAACCTGCTGCTGGATAAGATTGAATCCAAGCTGCATTCGCTGATTGACAGTTTCCAGTATGGAAATGCCATTAAGAACGGAACCGCCGTAGCGATCATCGGGAAACCGAACGCCGGAAAATCCACCCTGCTAAATGCTTTGCTGAAGGAAGAACGAGCAATTGTAAGCAATATTGCCGGCACCACCCGGGATACGATTGAGGAAGTACTGCATATTAAAGGGCATGCATTCCGTCTGATCGATACGGCAGGACTGCGTGAAACGGTGGATGAAATCGAGGCCATCGGTGTGAAAAAGGCCCGTGAAAAGGTCGCCAATGCCAATGTGCTGATTTACCTTGCCGATGCGGGAACGGAAGATTTTTCAGAAGATATCGAAATGATCCGCTCGTTGGTTCGTGAAGATCTCAAACTCATTATCTGCGCAACAAAAATCGATGAAGTCTTCCCTGCACAATACGAAAAGGCAGAAAGCATTTTCCGTGAGGCCATTCCTCAGGAGTTTGATTTCATAAAAATATCCGCAGTAGAAAACCAGAATATCCAAGACCTGAAAAATGAGCTTTCCTCTTACGTGGAACAGTTGAAGTCACAGGAAAGCAATATAGTCATTACCAACCAGCGTCATTACGAAGCCCTCCGCAAATCTATGGAAGCCGTTCATAAGGTGAAAGAAGCCATCACCTTCCGCATTTCCACCGAATTACTGGCCTATGAGCTTAGAAACGCCTTAGAGCATCTGGGAGAGATATCCGGGGAAGTCACGAATGATGAGGTGCTGGGGAATATTTTTTCTAAGTTTTGTATTGGGAAATAA
- the pruA gene encoding L-glutamate gamma-semialdehyde dehydrogenase: MSKAISQVPLAVNEPVNSYVPGSPEVKSLLTTYKKMWAEKTEIPMIINGKEVKTDEKVALQSPQDHAHDFGFYYKGTMQHVDDAINAALAAKQQWNELGWEQRAAIFLKAADLLAGPYRDVINAATMIGQSKNVHQAEIDAACEFIDFLRFNVEFMTEMYAEQPVSDNGIWNRVEYRPLEGFCFAVTPFNFTAISGNLPTCMAMLGNVVVWKPSDKQVYSAKVIMDVLTEAGLPAGVINMIFTDGKETAEKVLAHRDFAGLHFTGSTKVFQGMWKMIGDNIHQYRTYPRIVGETGGKDFVIAHPSANVEAVATALVRGAFEYQGQKCSAASRAYIPKSIWADVKKVMETQIGSIKVGSPEDPSNFVNAVIDKNSFEKCKGYIDRANGAGDATVAIGGKCDDSKGWFVHPTVIETTNPHYESMVEEIFGPILSVYVYEDEQWNETLKLVDSTSPYSLTGSVFSQDRYAISEAYKALENASGNFYINDKPTGAVVGQQPFGGGRASGTNDKAGSKMNLLRWTSVRSIKETFVSPKDYKYPYLG, translated from the coding sequence ATGTCAAAAGCAATTTCGCAAGTGCCACTTGCTGTTAATGAGCCGGTAAATTCATACGTACCGGGTTCTCCGGAAGTAAAAAGTCTTCTGACCACCTATAAGAAAATGTGGGCAGAAAAAACCGAGATCCCAATGATCATCAACGGAAAAGAAGTAAAAACCGATGAAAAGGTAGCGCTTCAGTCTCCGCAGGACCATGCGCATGATTTCGGGTTTTATTACAAGGGAACCATGCAGCATGTGGATGATGCCATCAATGCCGCTTTAGCCGCCAAACAGCAGTGGAACGAACTGGGATGGGAACAGAGGGCTGCTATTTTCCTGAAAGCCGCTGACCTGCTTGCCGGACCTTACCGCGACGTCATTAATGCAGCGACGATGATCGGCCAGTCTAAAAACGTACACCAGGCTGAAATTGATGCTGCCTGTGAGTTCATCGACTTTCTACGGTTCAATGTAGAATTCATGACGGAAATGTATGCTGAACAGCCGGTATCCGATAACGGAATATGGAACCGCGTAGAATACAGGCCTCTTGAAGGTTTCTGTTTTGCAGTGACTCCTTTTAACTTTACCGCTATCTCAGGAAACCTTCCTACATGTATGGCAATGCTCGGAAACGTAGTGGTTTGGAAACCTTCTGATAAGCAGGTCTATTCCGCCAAAGTCATCATGGATGTTTTAACGGAAGCCGGACTTCCTGCAGGGGTCATCAACATGATTTTTACAGATGGTAAAGAAACAGCTGAAAAAGTATTGGCACACCGTGACTTTGCCGGACTTCACTTCACCGGTTCCACCAAAGTGTTCCAGGGAATGTGGAAGATGATCGGTGACAACATCCACCAGTACAGAACGTATCCAAGAATCGTGGGAGAAACCGGAGGTAAAGATTTTGTTATTGCCCACCCTTCAGCCAATGTAGAAGCGGTAGCCACTGCTCTGGTAAGAGGTGCGTTTGAATATCAGGGACAGAAATGTTCTGCTGCTTCAAGAGCTTATATCCCTAAGTCCATCTGGGCAGACGTAAAAAAAGTAATGGAAACGCAGATCGGTTCCATCAAAGTAGGTTCTCCTGAAGATCCGTCCAACTTCGTTAATGCCGTGATCGACAAAAATTCTTTTGAAAAATGCAAAGGATACATCGACAGAGCCAATGGTGCCGGTGATGCTACGGTAGCTATCGGAGGGAAATGCGACGATTCCAAAGGCTGGTTTGTACATCCTACGGTTATTGAAACAACCAATCCGCATTATGAAAGCATGGTAGAAGAGATCTTCGGTCCTATCCTTTCCGTGTATGTTTATGAAGATGAACAATGGAACGAAACCCTGAAATTGGTTGATTCCACCTCACCCTATTCCCTTACCGGATCTGTCTTTTCACAGGACCGTTATGCGATCAGTGAAGCATACAAAGCATTGGAAAATGCTTCCGGAAACTTCTATATCAACGATAAGCCGACCGGCGCCGTAGTAGGCCAGCAGCCTTTCGGTGGAGGAAGAGCTTCAGGAACCAATGATAAAGCGGGTTCTAAAATGAATCTTTTAAGATGGACTTCGGTACGAAGTATCAAAGAAACCTTTGTATCGCCTAAAGATTATAAATATCCGTATTTAGGATAA
- a CDS encoding PDDEXK nuclease domain-containing protein: protein MLVNKSIISDIKSIIANSKDSAIRAVDHQRTLMYWHIGKRIFEEEQQGKDRADYGKFLIKYLSEQLQPEFGSGFSTRQINLYRQFYRTFENVHTLYAQLSWSQYKLLLSVDSQDKRAFYIAETVKNNWTVRQLERQIYSSLYERLLLSNDKENVLAVARNEKQPSDAKEIIKDPMFLEFLGLKREASYYERDLESAIITHLQDFLLELGNGFSFIARQKRIHIEGDEFFVDLVFYNRILQCFVIIEIKTTKLTHQDIGQLQMYVNYYDRIEKLSHENPTIGILLCANKNDAVVKFTLPEGQKQIFASQYELYLPTEKQLLEEVSKELESFEKKDQKSE from the coding sequence ATGCTGGTCAACAAATCTATAATAAGCGATATAAAAAGCATTATTGCAAATTCAAAAGACAGTGCTATTCGTGCTGTTGACCATCAACGGACTTTGATGTATTGGCATATTGGCAAACGTATTTTTGAAGAAGAACAGCAAGGTAAAGACCGTGCAGATTATGGTAAGTTTCTTATTAAATATCTTTCAGAACAACTACAACCTGAGTTTGGAAGTGGCTTTTCTACAAGACAAATCAACCTTTATCGCCAATTTTACAGAACATTTGAGAATGTGCATACACTGTATGCACAATTGAGCTGGAGTCAATATAAACTATTATTAAGTGTTGACAGTCAGGATAAAAGAGCTTTTTATATTGCTGAAACAGTGAAAAATAATTGGACTGTTCGCCAGTTGGAGCGACAAATTTACAGCAGTCTATACGAACGGCTTCTGTTGAGTAATGATAAAGAAAATGTTTTGGCAGTGGCAAGGAATGAGAAGCAGCCTTCTGATGCCAAAGAAATTATAAAAGACCCGATGTTTTTGGAGTTTCTTGGTTTAAAAAGAGAAGCATCTTACTACGAGAGAGATTTGGAAAGTGCCATCATTACGCACTTGCAGGATTTTTTATTAGAGTTAGGTAATGGCTTTTCATTTATAGCAAGACAGAAAAGAATACATATTGAGGGTGACGAATTTTTTGTAGATTTAGTTTTCTACAACCGTATTTTACAATGCTTTGTGATCATCGAAATTAAAACAACCAAACTTACCCATCAGGATATTGGACAATTGCAGATGTACGTCAATTATTACGACCGAATAGAAAAACTGTCACACGAAAATCCAACTATTGGAATTTTGCTTTGTGCCAATAAAAACGATGCCGTTGTGAAATTCACCCTTCCGGAAGGACAAAAACAAATTTTTGCAAGCCAATATGAATTGTACTTACCAACGGAGAAACAACTTTTGGAAGAAGTAAGTAAAGAGTTGGAGAGTTTTGAAAAAAAAGATCAGAAGAGTGAATAA
- a CDS encoding DUF6526 family protein, with protein METQNYSNHRKFYAPHHFVYLPALLVLQIFGIYKAFSDGSNLLTWILFSVVIFLILYLAIMVRQHYALGLQDRMVRLEFKQRYFELFGQRSDEVEARLKFDQIAALRFTYDDEFKELLYRALHESVSGNDIKKSIKKWKPDHHRI; from the coding sequence ATGGAAACACAGAATTACAGCAATCACAGGAAGTTTTATGCACCTCATCACTTTGTTTACCTTCCCGCATTACTGGTTTTGCAAATCTTCGGAATCTATAAGGCTTTTAGTGATGGCAGTAACCTGTTGACCTGGATTCTGTTTTCTGTTGTTATTTTCCTGATCCTTTACCTGGCCATTATGGTGCGGCAGCATTATGCATTGGGACTTCAGGACCGGATGGTAAGACTTGAGTTTAAACAGAGGTATTTTGAGCTGTTCGGGCAACGGTCCGATGAAGTGGAAGCCAGGCTGAAATTCGATCAGATTGCCGCTTTAAGGTTTACCTATGATGATGAGTTTAAAGAACTGCTGTACCGTGCCCTGCATGAATCCGTTTCAGGCAACGATATAAAGAAGTCCATAAAAAAATGGAAACCGGACCATCACCGGATTTAA
- a CDS encoding DUF1826 domain-containing protein, translating into MNYTFSENPQIGTVLSFTELIRTQFTGSMNALCWQRKVTGDFKEVVSKLRLEENITEISAEDLLSLHLSEQGNAAREIILNDLKLLQDFGAQPSLNLLKCYERDEELDFFPTDVYSYHVDRSPIMTDTFLCTYHGAASDILPNDQVTQKILIPEIREQLKSLHDGPEADFEAFLKECFFDLHYQPKPDAQPVNLGTGHLWRLAVDHPQQQVLPCVHRAPVENDGEYRLLLIC; encoded by the coding sequence ATGAACTACACCTTTTCTGAAAATCCTCAAATAGGAACCGTTTTAAGCTTTACCGAACTGATCCGTACGCAATTCACGGGCAGTATGAATGCGCTGTGCTGGCAACGGAAGGTAACCGGTGATTTTAAAGAGGTGGTGTCCAAACTCCGGCTGGAAGAAAATATCACAGAAATTTCTGCTGAAGATTTGCTGAGCCTGCACCTTTCGGAACAGGGTAATGCAGCAAGGGAAATTATCCTGAATGACCTGAAGCTGTTGCAGGACTTCGGGGCGCAGCCTTCCCTGAACCTGCTCAAATGCTATGAACGGGATGAAGAACTGGATTTTTTCCCAACCGATGTCTATTCCTACCATGTCGACCGTTCTCCCATCATGACTGATACTTTTCTGTGTACGTATCACGGAGCTGCCAGCGACATCCTACCGAATGACCAGGTAACCCAAAAAATCCTCATCCCTGAAATCCGTGAACAGCTTAAATCACTGCACGACGGCCCGGAAGCTGACTTTGAAGCATTCCTGAAAGAATGTTTCTTCGATCTTCATTATCAGCCCAAACCTGATGCACAGCCGGTCAATCTCGGGACCGGACACCTCTGGCGCCTCGCAGTAGACCATCCGCAGCAACAGGTGTTACCCTGTGTCCACCGGGCCCCTGTAGAAAATGACGGTGAATACAGGCTGCTGCTGATCTGCTGA
- a CDS encoding aminopeptidase P family protein has product MTSKEKVAALREEMQKNNVDAFIVYSADPHMSEYLPEEWQERSWLSGFLGSAGFVVITKDKAGLWTDGRYFTQAAIELQDSGIDLFKDGMEGTPHYIDWIISEIPENGKVAVNALATSHANWELLYEKFRAKNITLVDLPLLKELWKDRGTPSKNPIYVHPVERAGKSVTDKISAIRNAMEEQGTTVHIISSLDDVAWTLNLRGSDVQSNPVFLGYLIITINDAILFTDLDKLDVEARKQMNESFVKMMPYEEFFSHLKMCSDQKVLVSPNSNQSIFEALKYANTFIKGPVPGNLMKARKNDTELEGFRTVMVRDGVAMVKFLYWLTHQAGKEPMNEYSIGEKLRDFRAQGENFVGESFGSIIGYKDNGAIMHYSAKNEGSHEVTNDSSILVDSGGQYLEGTTDITRTLALGAVSEEFKRNSTLVLQGMIRLSMVKFPKGTKGVHLDAIARLPLWMEGKDFNHGTGHGVGSFMNVHEGPQNIRKDMNPQELLPGMVCSNEPGFYVEGQYGIRHENLIAVKEAEKTDFGTFYEFETLTLCPFFKDTIVKDILSEKEVDWLNAYHRTCEEKLGPYLDGEVKTWFAELVSPL; this is encoded by the coding sequence ATGACTTCAAAGGAAAAAGTGGCTGCACTCCGGGAAGAGATGCAGAAAAATAATGTTGACGCATTTATCGTCTATTCTGCTGATCCGCATATGAGTGAATACCTGCCGGAAGAATGGCAGGAAAGATCATGGCTTTCAGGATTCCTGGGATCTGCCGGATTTGTGGTGATCACTAAGGACAAAGCAGGGCTCTGGACGGACGGACGGTATTTTACCCAGGCTGCCATTGAGCTTCAGGATTCCGGGATTGACCTGTTCAAAGACGGAATGGAAGGCACTCCTCACTATATCGACTGGATTATTTCCGAAATTCCGGAAAACGGAAAAGTAGCCGTGAATGCACTGGCCACTTCACATGCCAACTGGGAGCTGCTGTATGAGAAGTTTCGTGCCAAAAATATTACGCTGGTAGACCTCCCGCTCCTGAAAGAGCTTTGGAAAGACCGCGGAACCCCTTCCAAGAACCCAATTTACGTACATCCGGTAGAACGGGCCGGAAAGTCGGTAACCGATAAAATTTCCGCCATCCGTAATGCGATGGAGGAACAGGGCACTACCGTACATATCATCTCCAGCCTGGATGACGTGGCGTGGACCCTTAACCTGAGGGGAAGTGATGTACAGAGCAATCCGGTATTCCTGGGTTACCTGATCATCACCATCAATGATGCAATCCTCTTTACCGACCTTGATAAACTGGATGTGGAAGCCAGGAAGCAGATGAATGAATCATTTGTGAAAATGATGCCGTACGAAGAATTTTTCAGCCACCTGAAAATGTGCAGCGACCAGAAAGTACTGGTTTCTCCCAACAGCAACCAGTCTATCTTTGAAGCCTTAAAATATGCCAATACATTCATTAAAGGCCCGGTTCCCGGTAACCTGATGAAAGCCCGTAAAAATGATACTGAGCTGGAAGGGTTCAGAACTGTGATGGTAAGAGACGGTGTGGCGATGGTGAAATTCCTGTACTGGCTGACACATCAGGCAGGAAAAGAACCGATGAATGAATATTCTATCGGAGAAAAACTCAGGGATTTCCGTGCACAGGGGGAGAATTTTGTAGGGGAGAGTTTCGGAAGCATCATCGGGTATAAAGACAACGGTGCCATCATGCACTACTCCGCAAAAAACGAAGGCAGCCATGAGGTGACCAACGATTCAAGCATCCTGGTAGATTCCGGAGGCCAGTATCTGGAAGGAACGACTGACATTACAAGGACGCTGGCTTTAGGAGCGGTTTCCGAGGAATTTAAAAGAAACTCGACCTTAGTATTACAGGGGATGATCCGTTTATCGATGGTAAAATTCCCGAAAGGAACCAAAGGCGTGCACCTGGATGCCATTGCCAGGCTTCCGTTATGGATGGAAGGGAAAGATTTCAACCACGGGACCGGGCATGGAGTAGGAAGCTTTATGAATGTCCACGAAGGTCCCCAGAACATCAGGAAAGACATGAATCCGCAGGAGCTTCTTCCGGGCATGGTGTGTTCCAATGAACCCGGATTTTATGTAGAAGGACAGTATGGGATACGCCATGAAAACTTAATCGCCGTTAAGGAAGCGGAAAAAACCGATTTCGGGACCTTCTACGAGTTTGAGACGCTTACACTGTGTCCGTTCTTTAAAGATACGATCGTGAAAGATATTCTTTCGGAAAAAGAAGTTGATTGGCTCAATGCTTACCACAGGACATGTGAAGAAAAACTGGGTCCATATCTGGACGGTGAAGTAAAAACATGGTTCGCAGAACTGGTAAGTCCTTTGTAA
- a CDS encoding phosphatidate cytidylyltransferase, protein MKKWSLYSITFLSLLMLTSCEAVETIFKAGMWWGIILVVAVIGLLLWLFSRGKNS, encoded by the coding sequence ATGAAAAAATGGAGCTTATACAGTATTACTTTTTTAAGTTTACTGATGCTGACCAGTTGTGAAGCAGTAGAAACAATTTTTAAGGCCGGAATGTGGTGGGGAATCATTCTCGTTGTAGCCGTAATAGGACTTTTATTATGGTTATTCTCCAGGGGTAAAAACTCTTAA
- a CDS encoding DNA topoisomerase IB yields the protein MENSDLDIISHLKPSKIVKIMKDPVASAKAVHLIYTSDAETAGIIRKKRGKKFSYYKDGEKIKDKDEISRINKLVLPPAWENVWICALDNGHLQATGIDAKKRKQYRYHPLWNALRNHTKFYRMLQFGYALPQIRLHIEQDLALRNLEKRKVLALIVSLMQRTNIRIGNSAYEKLYGSFGLTTLKDKHVKVKGQKLSFSFKGKKGVMHDIDLKSSRLSRLVQKCKDIPGKELFQYYDDDGNRHCIDSGMVNEYIKEISGEDFTAKDFRTWSGTVNALIAFKEIGYAETNAEYKKKVKEALDIVASHLGNTVAVCKKYYVHPLVINLYENNTIKKYLDELEVIEKNDGKADLTQEEKLVLKILETEKL from the coding sequence ATGGAAAATTCAGATTTAGATATTATTTCTCACCTGAAGCCTTCAAAAATTGTCAAAATTATGAAAGATCCGGTGGCCTCTGCCAAGGCGGTACATCTTATTTATACCTCCGATGCAGAAACCGCCGGTATTATCCGGAAAAAACGAGGAAAGAAATTTTCTTATTATAAAGACGGCGAAAAAATCAAAGACAAAGATGAAATCAGCAGGATTAACAAACTCGTGTTGCCACCGGCATGGGAAAATGTATGGATCTGCGCGCTGGATAACGGCCACCTTCAGGCCACAGGAATTGACGCCAAGAAGAGAAAGCAGTACCGGTACCATCCCCTATGGAACGCTCTGAGGAACCACACTAAATTTTACCGTATGCTCCAGTTCGGCTACGCATTGCCTCAGATAAGGCTGCATATCGAGCAGGACCTTGCCTTGCGAAATTTAGAAAAAAGAAAAGTCCTTGCGCTGATCGTAAGCCTGATGCAGCGGACCAATATCCGGATCGGCAACAGTGCCTATGAAAAGCTGTATGGATCTTTCGGGCTTACTACCCTGAAAGACAAACACGTCAAAGTAAAAGGCCAGAAATTATCCTTCTCTTTCAAGGGCAAGAAGGGTGTGATGCATGATATAGACCTGAAAAGCAGCAGGCTTTCCAGGCTGGTCCAGAAATGCAAGGACATCCCGGGAAAAGAACTCTTCCAGTATTATGATGATGACGGAAACCGGCACTGCATAGATTCGGGAATGGTGAATGAATACATCAAGGAAATCAGCGGTGAAGATTTCACTGCGAAAGATTTCAGGACCTGGTCCGGAACCGTTAATGCTTTAATAGCTTTCAAAGAAATCGGCTATGCTGAAACCAATGCCGAATACAAGAAAAAAGTGAAGGAAGCCCTCGACATTGTCGCTTCCCATCTCGGAAACACCGTAGCGGTGTGCAAAAAGTATTATGTACATCCCCTGGTCATCAATTTATATGAAAACAATACCATCAAAAAGTATCTTGATGAGCTGGAAGTCATAGAGAAAAATGACGGCAAAGCTGACCTTACCCAGGAAGAAAAACTGGTTCTTAAAATCCTGGAAACCGAAAAGCTGTAA
- a CDS encoding DKNYY domain-containing protein — MKTYAFLLAFSMLSVCTSCRNIGELVNEQKSRSYFIDSKKQISYCMNGNWFSLGISPMPEADAKSFEVLAEDIARDKDAVYFRAMKQKQVDRNSFYVDNQIPKDRFHAYYTDMALGFKIIEGADPKTYEPVDQHVNWARDKDHYFYSHDMVHADRKTFAFVNPFFMTDKDSVYTIPDLGKFKSVMPNPGKAEAINTYYMRIGNTIYYPSFQQASDVATKSFDGIRTLRLLDDNTLCINDETILVRGKNFKYTDVDAPSFQLLTFTDKNDTYPSNYYAKDKNNIYYDQEVIPGADAKTFTLIGRDFGKDARNVYYRNQLLKGVDAASFKKEDNYYKDKLGNKFSALTGNKI; from the coding sequence ATGAAAACATATGCTTTCCTTCTGGCTTTTAGTATGCTCAGCGTCTGTACTTCATGCCGGAATATCGGTGAACTGGTTAACGAACAGAAATCACGCTCCTATTTTATCGACTCAAAAAAGCAGATTTCCTACTGTATGAACGGCAACTGGTTCAGTTTAGGCATATCGCCGATGCCGGAAGCGGATGCGAAATCGTTTGAAGTGCTGGCAGAGGATATCGCCCGGGATAAGGATGCCGTTTATTTTCGTGCTATGAAACAAAAGCAGGTAGACCGCAATTCTTTCTATGTTGACAACCAGATCCCTAAAGACCGTTTTCATGCCTATTACACTGACATGGCTTTAGGCTTTAAAATTATTGAAGGCGCAGATCCCAAGACTTACGAACCGGTAGACCAACATGTCAACTGGGCCAGGGATAAAGACCATTATTTCTATTCCCATGATATGGTTCATGCGGACCGGAAAACATTTGCCTTCGTCAATCCCTTTTTTATGACAGATAAAGATTCTGTGTATACCATTCCTGATCTGGGCAAGTTTAAGTCGGTCATGCCTAATCCGGGAAAAGCCGAAGCCATCAATACCTATTACATGAGAATCGGAAACACCATTTATTATCCTTCTTTTCAGCAGGCTTCGGATGTTGCAACCAAGTCATTCGATGGGATACGTACTTTACGGCTGCTTGATGACAATACGCTTTGCATCAATGATGAAACCATACTGGTCCGGGGTAAAAATTTCAAATATACTGATGTTGACGCACCTTCTTTTCAGCTGCTTACTTTTACGGATAAGAATGACACCTACCCTTCCAACTATTATGCAAAAGACAAGAACAATATCTACTATGATCAGGAAGTCATTCCGGGTGCTGATGCAAAAACATTTACCCTGATCGGCCGTGATTTCGGCAAAGATGCAAGGAATGTATACTACCGTAACCAGTTGCTGAAAGGCGTAGATGCGGCCAGCTTCAAAAAAGAAGATAATTATTATAAAGATAAACTGGGGAATAAATTCAGTGCCCTGACTGGGAATAAAATATAA